The following proteins are co-located in the Gigantopelta aegis isolate Gae_Host unplaced genomic scaffold, Gae_host_genome ctg5049_pilon_pilon:::debris, whole genome shotgun sequence genome:
- the LOC121366233 gene encoding actin-binding protein IPP-like, whose protein sequence is MAKKFADFVQTGNVVQLTKDELLEIISKEEMECTEDIILKGAMKWIEHNNPEPDDVKVIFENVHLDIVDSQFLIDDVVFSDIVYKNKSVQVMIQKVLRSQCRVSARSRVSPKISDVFVLHHNKTSLLSSFTSDNKWEAVPPAPVDPGKFYSAAGLGDKIYITGGFDKRKCTLIYDTITKVWIVGPDLTHDHCFHCMATANSKVYSIGGQYSNTIEELSDSETHWQVVGDLGLTRLFTFPVTVGENILVMGGRKYSVGSDLIQCFNTRTHTVSQLNTKLPCSSESLRGSVHLPDVYLLDYDRHVMHLQVTNTDGDIQIQVKSTAEWKSFNYYFGVTQRDGSLLCFTKDGISKFNVAEGKEEQSTFSKSPRSGEVYNVCTKSSRKTLH, encoded by the coding sequence ATGGCTAAGAAGTTTGCTGATTTTGTTCAAACAGGAAATGTTGTTCAGCTGACAAAGGACGAACTTCTGGAAATAATTTCCAAAGAAGAGATGGAATGTACCGAAGATATCATTCTGAAAGGCGCCATGAAGTGGATTGAGCATAATAACCCGGAACCAGATGACGTCAAAGTTATTTTTGAAAACGTGCATCTTGATATTGTAGATTCACAGTTTCTGATTGATGACGTGGTATTTTCAGacattgtttataaaaacaaatctgtcCAGGTAATGATACAAAAAGTGCTACGTTCACAATGTCGAGTGTCGGCTCGTTCAAGAGTCAGTCCTAAAATATCTGATGTCTTCGTTCTCCATCATAACAAGACGTCACTTCTGTCTTCTTTCACGTCAGACAACAAGTGGGAGGCCGTCCCACCAGCCCCAGTAGATCCTGGAAAATTTTACTCAGCAGCAGGTTTAGGTGACAAGATCTATATCACTGGTGGCTTTGACAAGAGGaaatgtacattaatttatgaTACCATTACGAAAGTGTGGATAGTAGGTCCAGATCTCACACATGACCACTGCTTTCACTGTATGGCAACAGCTAACTCTAAAGTGTACTCGATAGGCGGTCAGTATAGTAATACAATAGAGGAATTGAGCGACAGTGAGACGCACTGGCAGGTTGTTGGAGATTTGGGATTGACACGATTGTTCACTTTCCCTGTTacagttggtgagaacattCTCGTTATGGGAGGAAGGAAATACTCAGTGGGATCAGATCTTATCCAGTGTTTTAACACCAGAACTCACACTGTCAGTCAGCTGAACACAAAGTTACCATGTAGCTCTGAGTCACTAAGAGGCTCTGTTCACCTCCCAGATGTTTATCTGTTAGACTACGACCGCCACGTGATGCATCTCCAGGTCACTAACACGGATGGAGACATCCAGATTCAGGTTAAATCCACAGCGGAATGGaaatcatttaattattattttggtgtAACACAACGAGACGGAAGCTTGTTGTGTTTTACAAAAGATGGAATCAGCAAATTCAACGTCGCTGAAGGTAAAGAAGAACAGAGTACATTCTCTAAGTCACCTAGAAGTGGCGAAGTGTACAACGTGTGCACAAAGTCATCTCGGAAAACATTGCATTGA